The Rhodopirellula islandica genome includes a region encoding these proteins:
- a CDS encoding molybdenum cofactor guanylyltransferase — translation MPHAAPPRLLGVLLAGGLSSRMGTPKALLPHPSGGTFLTHSLQRLQSVCADEVVVSLASEDHREQLRLPSSVPALFDAQPAMGPAMGVWVALQHAASNGDDGCLFTPVDLPNLLVDDLLTLVRAWRESPRQIVLAQQEDPERLQPLVGIYPVGCVQQIQRVVESDHRSLYRSLRSNDHRTVAISRERLRNVNTPADLGPPFDNT, via the coding sequence ATGCCCCACGCCGCTCCTCCTCGACTGCTCGGCGTGTTGCTTGCCGGCGGGCTTTCCTCGCGAATGGGGACGCCGAAGGCTTTGTTGCCGCATCCAAGCGGGGGAACATTTCTGACCCACAGTCTCCAGCGTTTGCAATCAGTTTGTGCGGATGAGGTGGTGGTCAGCTTGGCCTCGGAGGACCATCGAGAACAACTTCGATTGCCATCCTCCGTTCCCGCTTTGTTTGATGCCCAACCTGCCATGGGACCAGCGATGGGGGTGTGGGTTGCCCTGCAACACGCGGCGTCCAACGGCGACGACGGCTGCTTGTTCACGCCCGTGGATCTGCCCAATTTGCTGGTTGATGATCTGTTGACCTTGGTTCGCGCCTGGCGGGAATCGCCTCGACAAATCGTCCTAGCCCAACAAGAGGATCCGGAACGCCTGCAACCGTTGGTGGGCATCTATCCCGTTGGCTGCGTCCAACAGATCCAACGTGTTGTCGAATCCGATCACCGCAGCCTGTATCGTAGCCTTCGTTCGAACGATCACCGGACCGTTGCGATTTCGCGAGAACGACTTCGCAACGTCAACACGCCCGCTGACTTGGGCCCTCCTTTCGACAACACCTGA
- a CDS encoding molybdopterin molybdotransferase MoeA: protein MNAASPFAFDSPDQAIQALSQRITATDIESVDFGSSLASLQSIHRRILAEPILADRDSPAANVSAMDGYAIYESDLKRDGVIEVTGESVPGSPPPSRSDSGVIRIFTGAIVPEGCDRVIQREHTEELAGTSADDSNSRGPNSRGQIRWTERARSIPPGANIRCQGENLTAGSVAIPAGLELTSPRLAALTNFGVHQLQVHRPVRVAVLTTGDELASASSKNETPLPPWKIRNSNASALIGLLANQPWIDCVSPMHAVDKPSVLRASVLQAIEHHDVVLMTGGVSMGDYDYVPRILQEVGAEIVFHKLPLRPGKPILGAIQSSPTGATLILGLPGNPVSATMGARRFAMPLIRKFAGLRDWAECPPHVMLDEVGDKTLPLHWMRGVRMIQPGVAELVLGKGSGDLATLALTDGFIEMPPHANAPGPWPYFAW from the coding sequence ATGAACGCCGCCTCCCCTTTCGCGTTCGACTCACCCGACCAAGCCATCCAGGCTCTCTCTCAGCGAATCACTGCGACGGACATCGAGAGCGTGGACTTCGGATCGTCGCTTGCCTCCCTGCAATCGATTCATCGCCGCATCCTGGCGGAACCCATCTTGGCGGACCGAGACAGCCCCGCCGCCAATGTCTCTGCGATGGACGGGTACGCGATCTACGAATCCGATTTGAAACGTGACGGCGTCATCGAGGTGACCGGCGAGAGCGTCCCTGGTTCGCCACCTCCTTCGCGTTCGGACTCTGGCGTCATCCGGATCTTCACCGGAGCAATCGTCCCCGAAGGTTGCGACCGAGTCATCCAGCGAGAGCACACCGAAGAACTGGCAGGCACATCGGCGGACGATTCCAACTCACGGGGCCCAAACTCACGGGGCCAAATTCGCTGGACCGAACGAGCCCGCTCGATTCCCCCGGGAGCCAACATTCGCTGCCAGGGCGAAAATCTGACGGCAGGATCCGTTGCCATTCCCGCAGGCCTGGAACTCACCTCGCCACGCCTGGCTGCGTTGACCAACTTTGGTGTTCACCAATTGCAGGTCCACCGCCCGGTTCGTGTCGCCGTGCTGACGACCGGCGACGAATTGGCATCCGCCTCATCGAAAAACGAAACGCCGCTTCCGCCTTGGAAGATTCGCAACAGCAACGCGTCGGCGCTGATCGGCTTGCTGGCCAATCAACCTTGGATCGATTGCGTGTCGCCGATGCATGCGGTCGACAAACCAAGCGTTCTCCGAGCGTCTGTGCTGCAGGCGATCGAGCATCACGACGTGGTACTGATGACCGGTGGGGTCTCGATGGGCGACTACGACTATGTGCCTCGGATATTGCAAGAAGTCGGCGCCGAGATAGTCTTTCACAAACTTCCGCTGCGTCCTGGCAAACCGATCTTGGGTGCGATTCAGAGCAGCCCAACCGGGGCCACGTTGATCCTGGGCCTGCCCGGCAACCCCGTCAGCGCCACGATGGGCGCCCGCCGTTTCGCGATGCCGCTGATTCGCAAATTCGCCGGCCTACGCGACTGGGCCGAATGCCCGCCTCACGTGATGCTCGACGAAGTCGGCGACAAGACTCTGCCGCTGCACTGGATGCGAGGTGTCCGGATGATCCAGCCCGGTGTGGCGGAACTCGTGCTCGGCAAGGGATCTGGTGACTTGGCGACGCTCGCCCTGACCGATGGCTTCATTGAGATGCCACCCCATGCGAATGCGCCGGGACCCTGGCCTTACTTCGCCTGGTGA
- a CDS encoding ammonium transporter, with the protein MLSRVLVVVCLLTCTLGVPLAGLPASSLLAQDEVAQTSGTEPSTPENPPTQSEVPAAEAEAADESEAPTLESLQAGVDEALLAGHNGWMLVCCALVLFMTAPGLAMFYGGLVRRKNVLSVMMQCIFLMGMMTVLWALYGYSFAFGGSGGWFGNTEYLFMNGVQRYWDDDLGKAITPMEGSMTRLTHMLFQGMFFIITPALICGAFAERMKFSAMVIFSILWGTFIYCPLTHWVWDEGPLSYFAGDKALAGGALDFAGGTVVHISSGISALVAALLIGPRMGYPREPLQPHNLTYTALGAAMLWVGWFGFNAGSELASDDLTASAFAVTHFSAAAGAVAWVTLEWLVLGKPTVLGASSGAVAGLVCITPAAGFVQPMPALLMGALAGGICYWACSTLKHKLRYDDALDAFGVHGVGGTLGAILTGVFATRAAWDVSDGVPIGLIESGGDFTLVIGQIVAVLVTYVFAGLGSLILLKLIDIFIGLRVPAESEQRGLDISDHGEEGYQFA; encoded by the coding sequence ATGTTGTCACGCGTGTTAGTTGTCGTTTGTTTGCTCACGTGCACCCTTGGCGTGCCGCTGGCCGGCTTGCCGGCCTCCAGTCTGCTGGCACAGGACGAGGTGGCGCAAACCTCGGGCACGGAGCCCTCGACACCTGAAAATCCACCCACTCAATCGGAGGTTCCCGCGGCGGAAGCGGAAGCAGCCGACGAATCCGAAGCCCCCACGCTGGAAAGCCTGCAAGCGGGAGTCGATGAGGCCCTGCTGGCCGGTCACAACGGCTGGATGCTGGTTTGCTGTGCCTTGGTGTTGTTCATGACCGCACCGGGACTGGCCATGTTTTATGGCGGTTTGGTGCGGCGCAAGAACGTGCTCAGCGTGATGATGCAGTGCATCTTCTTGATGGGAATGATGACGGTGCTGTGGGCGTTGTACGGCTACTCATTCGCATTCGGTGGATCCGGCGGTTGGTTCGGCAACACCGAGTACTTGTTCATGAACGGCGTCCAGCGGTACTGGGACGATGACTTGGGCAAAGCCATCACACCGATGGAAGGCTCGATGACCCGCCTGACTCACATGTTGTTCCAAGGCATGTTCTTCATCATCACGCCCGCACTGATTTGCGGTGCGTTTGCCGAGCGGATGAAATTCAGCGCGATGGTGATCTTTTCGATCCTGTGGGGAACCTTCATTTATTGCCCGCTGACCCACTGGGTTTGGGACGAAGGACCACTCTCGTACTTCGCGGGTGACAAAGCCTTGGCGGGCGGAGCACTGGACTTTGCCGGCGGCACGGTCGTGCACATCAGCAGTGGGATCTCGGCCTTGGTCGCGGCTTTGTTGATCGGTCCTCGGATGGGTTACCCACGCGAACCTTTACAACCGCACAACCTGACCTACACCGCACTGGGTGCGGCGATGTTGTGGGTGGGATGGTTCGGTTTCAACGCGGGCAGTGAACTCGCATCGGATGACTTGACCGCCAGCGCGTTTGCGGTGACCCACTTTTCGGCCGCGGCCGGCGCCGTTGCCTGGGTGACATTGGAATGGCTGGTGCTCGGAAAACCAACCGTCCTCGGTGCCAGCAGTGGTGCGGTCGCGGGATTGGTTTGCATCACTCCTGCCGCTGGATTCGTTCAGCCCATGCCAGCCTTGCTCATGGGTGCTTTGGCGGGCGGGATCTGTTACTGGGCGTGCTCGACGCTCAAGCACAAACTTCGTTACGACGACGCGTTGGACGCGTTTGGTGTTCACGGCGTGGGCGGAACCCTCGGTGCGATCTTGACCGGAGTTTTCGCAACTCGCGCGGCCTGGGACGTCAGCGACGGTGTGCCAATCGGATTGATTGAATCGGGCGGCGACTTCACGTTGGTCATCGGCCAAATCGTGGCTGTGCTGGTCACCTACGTGTTCGCCGGGCTGGGAAGTTTGATTCTTCTCAAGCTGATCGACATCTTCATCGGTTTGCGAGTTCCCGCCGAAAGCGAGCAACGCGGCTTGGACATTTCGGACCACGGCGAAGAAGGCTACCAGTTCGCCTGA
- a CDS encoding PDZ domain-containing protein, with the protein MSSDSYLRRENATEALLKAGPVAIEPLLQVLERGDLETTQRAIGILQSIAMARPILEGESDRPQLAQPDPNEPDAWETLLTLSTMGGSRGERATMAVEEITQVRRAQTIQTLSMQGAMIGVKEFVYNATTNLQRIVEITEGYTGDDSLLELLRWIDKVEFARIEGAAIRQSVLKGVIQMPDLKTLSLLYGEIDLETMKVIGDLDSIDHLEFRYVPLNDELIDAIAKLPIRISLTLNGTDLSTERVDALRQALPGLNIEFKRGGFLGVRCNDSFNECIIQSVVEGSGAEVAGLLPSDVIIQANGEPIRKFADLQAVINTRDPGQTIRIGYRRRNVEYETDAKLGKLTEPN; encoded by the coding sequence TTGTCCAGCGATTCCTATTTGCGACGCGAGAACGCTACGGAGGCCTTGCTCAAGGCCGGCCCGGTCGCGATCGAGCCTTTGTTGCAGGTCCTCGAGCGGGGCGACTTGGAAACCACCCAGCGAGCGATCGGCATTTTGCAATCGATCGCGATGGCTCGCCCGATTCTCGAAGGCGAATCCGATCGTCCCCAATTGGCTCAACCTGATCCCAACGAACCCGATGCGTGGGAAACGTTGCTGACTCTGTCCACGATGGGCGGCAGTCGCGGTGAGCGAGCCACCATGGCGGTGGAGGAAATCACCCAAGTTCGACGGGCACAGACCATTCAAACGCTGTCGATGCAGGGAGCGATGATCGGTGTCAAAGAATTTGTCTACAACGCGACCACCAATCTGCAACGCATTGTCGAGATCACGGAGGGCTACACCGGTGATGATTCGCTGTTGGAACTGCTTCGCTGGATCGACAAGGTCGAGTTCGCTCGCATCGAAGGGGCCGCGATTCGGCAAAGCGTGCTGAAGGGCGTGATCCAAATGCCGGACCTGAAGACGCTGTCGTTGCTGTACGGCGAGATCGATCTCGAAACGATGAAGGTCATCGGTGATTTGGATTCGATCGATCACTTGGAATTCCGTTATGTCCCGCTCAATGACGAATTGATCGATGCGATTGCGAAGCTACCGATTCGCATTTCGCTGACCCTCAATGGCACCGATCTCTCAACCGAGCGAGTCGACGCCTTGCGGCAAGCCCTGCCGGGGTTGAACATCGAATTCAAACGCGGCGGCTTCTTGGGGGTCCGCTGCAACGATTCCTTCAATGAATGCATCATTCAAAGTGTCGTCGAGGGCAGCGGCGCCGAGGTTGCAGGCCTGCTCCCCAGCGACGTGATCATTCAAGCCAACGGCGAACCCATTCGTAAATTCGCGGACCTGCAAGCCGTCATCAACACGCGAGACCCCGGGCAAACCATTCGCATCGGATATCGACGCCGTAACGTCGAGTATGAAACCGACGCGAAACTTGGCAAACTGACTGAGCCCAACTGA
- the mutY gene encoding A/G-specific adenine glycosylase, whose translation MRKRLLTWFSENARDLPWRRDHSPYRVWISEIMCQQTQVATVLPYFERFLSTYPTIRDLANADENQLMRMWEGLGYYRRARSLHASAKKMAAEHEGEFPDSFEDVLALPGIGRYTAGAILSISRNEAFPILEGNTQRVFSRWIGLTTPPTEKIAQTRLWELSDKMLPRKKAGDRTNGPAGFNQAAMELGALICSPKAPKCDVCPVATMCHANQLGLQAEIPGKISKVQYESRTEIAVVISQAEKYLVRTIPEGVRFAGMIDFPRAGPPEAEDVIGMESWLAEHLGGDVTIGMRLKTIKHAVTRYRMTLHIHLADLAGPNAGDNSDEEHGPLPEPWRWASIDELADMPMSVTGRKIVRLLDRPQRSLFSEI comes from the coding sequence GTGCGCAAGCGGCTGCTGACCTGGTTCTCAGAAAATGCACGCGACCTGCCCTGGCGACGTGACCACTCGCCGTACCGGGTTTGGATCAGCGAGATCATGTGCCAGCAAACTCAGGTGGCCACCGTGCTGCCCTACTTCGAGCGGTTCCTCAGCACCTACCCCACCATTCGTGATTTGGCCAACGCTGACGAGAACCAATTGATGCGGATGTGGGAAGGACTGGGGTACTACCGCCGGGCCAGGTCGTTGCATGCGTCGGCGAAAAAGATGGCGGCGGAACACGAAGGGGAGTTCCCCGATTCGTTTGAAGACGTGTTGGCGCTTCCCGGGATTGGACGCTACACCGCGGGAGCCATCCTGTCGATTTCTCGCAATGAAGCCTTCCCCATTTTGGAAGGCAACACCCAGCGAGTTTTCAGCCGCTGGATCGGACTGACCACGCCGCCAACGGAAAAGATCGCTCAGACGCGATTGTGGGAATTGTCGGACAAGATGCTGCCACGGAAAAAGGCTGGCGATCGGACCAACGGCCCGGCAGGATTCAACCAAGCCGCGATGGAATTGGGGGCACTGATCTGCTCGCCCAAGGCGCCCAAATGCGACGTGTGCCCCGTCGCGACAATGTGCCACGCCAACCAATTGGGACTGCAAGCAGAAATCCCTGGCAAGATCAGCAAGGTTCAATACGAGTCACGCACGGAAATCGCCGTCGTGATTTCACAGGCTGAAAAGTACTTGGTTCGCACCATCCCCGAGGGCGTCCGGTTCGCCGGGATGATTGATTTCCCACGTGCTGGACCACCAGAAGCCGAGGACGTGATCGGCATGGAATCGTGGTTGGCCGAGCATCTCGGTGGCGACGTGACGATCGGAATGCGTTTGAAAACCATCAAACACGCGGTCACTCGCTATCGAATGACGCTGCACATTCACCTCGCCGATTTGGCTGGGCCGAATGCAGGCGACAACTCCGACGAGGAACACGGGCCGCTACCGGAGCCTTGGCGTTGGGCCTCGATTGACGAGCTGGCCGACATGCCGATGTCCGTGACCGGACGCAAAATCGTCCGGTTGCTGGACCGTCCCCAGCGGTCTCTTTTTTCAGAGATCTGA
- a CDS encoding cytochrome-c peroxidase yields MTIQRILMCAAATLVATSPTVFAAETVSLGDPTLTAGIPGEGPLTLEQAQRFMADSKNHAELDVALPKGLDAAAGNIYIPEDNPMTRAKIELGRQLYFDPRLSADGTISCATCHAAETGWGAPTQFGVGIRGLTGNRNSPVSFNRILSKHQFHDGRAASLEEQAVGPIANPIEMGNTHDVCVKTLADNAIYKAQFDKVFDDGVTIDNVGKALATFERAIVTGPAPYDYYAPLSAFEKTFAEDLEYLDEEPELAEQYAKLQAEAAKNPMTESSIRGMELTFGKANCTACHAGANFTDEQFHNLGVGMETEKPDLGRFEITKDDKDRGAFKTPTMRNVADSGPYMHDGSQETLEEVIEWYNKGGHANPYLSDKMKPLNLTEQEKADLVEFMRQGLQSDFPVIEPGRLPADG; encoded by the coding sequence ATGACCATTCAGCGCATTTTGATGTGTGCCGCGGCGACCTTGGTTGCCACCAGCCCCACTGTTTTTGCCGCGGAAACCGTTTCGCTTGGCGACCCAACCCTGACGGCCGGAATCCCTGGCGAAGGCCCACTGACGTTGGAACAAGCCCAACGTTTCATGGCCGACTCGAAAAACCACGCCGAACTGGATGTCGCGCTCCCCAAGGGCCTCGATGCCGCCGCGGGAAACATTTACATCCCAGAAGACAATCCGATGACGCGGGCCAAGATTGAGCTGGGCCGTCAGTTGTATTTCGATCCGCGTTTGTCAGCCGACGGCACGATTTCCTGTGCCACTTGCCACGCCGCCGAAACCGGCTGGGGTGCCCCCACTCAATTCGGCGTGGGCATCCGCGGCCTCACCGGAAACCGCAACTCACCGGTCTCGTTCAATCGCATTCTCAGCAAGCATCAATTCCATGATGGACGCGCCGCTTCGTTGGAAGAGCAAGCCGTGGGACCCATCGCCAACCCCATCGAAATGGGCAACACACACGATGTCTGCGTGAAGACGCTCGCCGACAACGCCATTTACAAGGCACAGTTTGACAAGGTCTTCGATGACGGCGTGACGATCGACAACGTTGGCAAGGCACTTGCAACGTTTGAACGTGCCATCGTGACGGGGCCGGCTCCTTACGATTACTACGCCCCGTTGTCGGCGTTTGAAAAGACGTTTGCGGAGGACCTGGAATACCTCGACGAAGAACCCGAATTGGCCGAGCAATACGCGAAGCTCCAGGCAGAGGCCGCCAAGAATCCGATGACCGAATCATCGATTCGCGGCATGGAACTGACGTTCGGCAAAGCCAACTGCACCGCTTGTCACGCGGGTGCCAACTTCACCGATGAACAGTTCCACAACTTGGGTGTGGGCATGGAAACGGAAAAACCTGACCTGGGCCGATTTGAAATCACCAAGGACGACAAAGATCGTGGTGCGTTCAAAACCCCCACGATGCGAAACGTCGCCGACTCCGGTCCCTACATGCACGACGGCAGCCAAGAGACACTGGAAGAAGTCATTGAGTGGTACAACAAGGGTGGCCACGCCAACCCGTACCTCAGCGACAAGATGAAGCCGCTGAACCTGACCGAGCAAGAGAAAGCGGACTTGGTCGAGTTCATGCGTCAGGGTCTGCAGAGCGATTTCCCTGTCATCGAGCCGGGACGCTTGCCAGCCGACGGCTGA
- a CDS encoding malic enzyme-like NAD(P)-binding protein, which yields MNQHSPSYAITIRLRYSDSPGAMGKITTAIGEADGAIGAVDIVNIRGGKISRDFTVNARDVDHGKRIVEHLRTVEEVEVVHTSDRVFLMHLGGKIEVLPKMPIKTRDDLSMAYTPGVARVCNAIAEDPDSSFALTIRHNTVAVVSDGSAVLGLGNIGPRAAMPVMEGKAMLFKEFANVDAFPICLDTQDTEAIIETVRQLAPTFGGINLEDISAPRCIEIEQRLDKELEIPVFHDDQHGTAIVVLAGLKNSLLRVGKTLADVRIVVNGAGAAGTAIVKLLLISGAKDIVVCDREGAIHAGEPSQPDDSKQWIADNTNPRGASGKLSEVILGADVFVGVSAPNVLQTEDVANMGKDPIVFALANPDPEILPANAAPHVRIMATGRSDFPNQINNVLCFPGLFRGVLDVRATTINNEMKLAAAEAIAATIPESDLLDDYVIPSVFDRRVAKVVAQAVAKAAVETGVARRRNKAAEDIL from the coding sequence ATGAACCAACACAGCCCGTCTTACGCCATCACGATCCGTTTGCGTTATTCCGATTCGCCTGGCGCGATGGGCAAGATCACCACGGCAATCGGCGAAGCGGATGGAGCCATTGGGGCGGTCGACATCGTCAATATTCGCGGCGGAAAAATCTCGCGTGACTTCACGGTCAACGCTCGCGACGTCGATCACGGCAAACGAATTGTCGAGCACCTGCGAACAGTGGAAGAGGTCGAGGTCGTGCACACCTCCGACCGAGTGTTCCTGATGCACCTCGGCGGAAAAATCGAAGTCTTGCCCAAGATGCCAATCAAGACTCGGGACGATTTGTCGATGGCTTACACGCCCGGCGTCGCTCGGGTTTGCAACGCGATCGCGGAAGATCCCGATTCGTCCTTCGCACTGACCATTCGCCACAACACCGTGGCGGTCGTCAGCGACGGCTCGGCGGTGCTGGGACTGGGCAACATCGGCCCCCGCGCTGCCATGCCAGTCATGGAAGGCAAAGCGATGCTGTTCAAAGAGTTCGCGAACGTCGACGCGTTTCCAATTTGCTTGGACACCCAGGACACCGAAGCCATCATCGAGACGGTTCGACAATTGGCACCGACCTTTGGCGGCATCAACTTGGAAGACATCTCCGCGCCACGGTGCATTGAGATCGAGCAACGATTGGACAAAGAACTGGAAATCCCGGTCTTCCACGACGATCAACACGGCACGGCGATCGTGGTGTTGGCGGGATTGAAAAACAGCTTGCTTCGCGTCGGGAAAACACTTGCGGATGTCCGGATCGTGGTCAACGGCGCTGGTGCGGCCGGAACCGCGATTGTCAAGTTGCTGCTGATCTCTGGAGCGAAAGACATCGTCGTCTGCGATCGCGAAGGAGCGATCCACGCCGGCGAACCCAGCCAGCCCGATGATTCCAAGCAATGGATCGCGGACAACACCAACCCTCGCGGTGCATCCGGCAAGCTTTCTGAAGTGATTTTGGGAGCCGATGTGTTCGTTGGCGTTTCGGCGCCGAACGTTCTGCAAACCGAAGACGTGGCCAACATGGGCAAGGACCCGATCGTGTTCGCTCTCGCCAACCCTGATCCTGAAATTTTGCCTGCCAACGCGGCCCCACACGTTCGGATCATGGCAACGGGGCGCAGTGATTTCCCCAACCAGATCAACAACGTGCTGTGCTTCCCCGGGTTGTTCCGCGGGGTGCTGGACGTTCGCGCGACAACGATCAACAACGAGATGAAATTGGCTGCCGCGGAAGCCATCGCGGCAACCATTCCTGAGTCCGATCTGTTGGACGATTACGTGATCCCCAGCGTGTTTGATCGCCGGGTGGCAAAGGTGGTCGCCCAGGCGGTCGCGAAAGCCGCGGTGGAGACCGGAGTCGCTCGCCGGCGAAACAAGGCCGCCGAAGACATCCTGTAA
- a CDS encoding magnesium chelatase: MDAPEARDLKQLIDSGWSSKTVKHEIRDNFSRMLAQREELFPGIIGYEDTVIPEISLALLAGHDMLFMGEKGQAKSRIMRQLVQFLDPWVPYIDHPDLPIHEDPLNPITSLGKRLVADRSPEDIPIGWWHRKERYAERLSPGTKFADIIGEIDPAKLTGGVSMSAEEALSFGLIPRMHRGIFAMNELPELDDLVQVGLFNILEERDVQIRGYPIRFDLDVMILFSANPSTYNRSGKVIPQLKDRIGTIVQTHYPSERTQGIEILQQEVGDDLGGDYPVHVPLFMYQIIEEITHQARQSKYIDQASGVSARFSLANFRTIVASARQRGIVHGENPAVPRISDLGHLYASSLGKLELDLMGTHQMSEKQVIDSVIAEAIHTVFAEYIEEHGLAEIAEIFRGGVRVEVGTMLPSSEYAERLQHVPPAWDRAFEVNASENEAMRASCVEFVLAGLYSMDKISRSQRHGKISYET; this comes from the coding sequence ATGGATGCCCCCGAAGCCCGCGATTTGAAGCAATTGATCGACAGCGGATGGTCTTCCAAAACGGTCAAGCACGAGATTCGAGACAATTTCTCTCGAATGTTGGCTCAGCGAGAGGAGCTGTTTCCAGGAATCATCGGATACGAAGACACGGTCATCCCAGAAATCAGCCTGGCGCTGCTGGCCGGTCACGACATGTTGTTCATGGGCGAAAAGGGGCAAGCCAAAAGCCGGATCATGCGGCAGTTGGTGCAATTCCTAGATCCCTGGGTTCCCTACATCGATCACCCCGATTTGCCGATTCATGAGGATCCGCTGAACCCGATCACTTCGCTGGGCAAGCGTCTGGTCGCCGATCGCTCCCCCGAGGACATCCCGATCGGATGGTGGCACCGCAAGGAACGTTACGCGGAACGCTTGTCCCCGGGCACGAAATTCGCCGACATCATCGGCGAAATTGATCCGGCCAAGTTAACCGGTGGCGTCAGCATGAGTGCCGAAGAAGCCCTGTCGTTTGGTTTGATCCCACGGATGCACCGCGGAATTTTCGCGATGAACGAGCTGCCCGAACTGGATGATTTGGTCCAGGTCGGCCTGTTCAACATCCTCGAAGAACGCGATGTGCAAATCCGCGGTTACCCGATCCGGTTTGACTTGGACGTGATGATTTTGTTCTCGGCCAACCCCTCGACTTATAACCGATCGGGGAAAGTCATCCCGCAACTCAAGGACCGCATCGGGACCATCGTCCAGACCCATTACCCCAGCGAGCGGACGCAGGGGATCGAGATCCTGCAGCAGGAAGTCGGCGACGATTTGGGTGGAGATTACCCGGTGCATGTGCCGCTGTTCATGTACCAGATCATCGAAGAAATCACCCACCAGGCCCGGCAGAGCAAGTACATCGACCAAGCCTCGGGTGTTTCGGCGCGGTTCTCATTGGCGAACTTTCGGACGATCGTGGCCTCGGCTCGCCAACGCGGGATTGTGCACGGCGAGAACCCCGCGGTGCCTCGAATCAGTGACCTCGGGCATCTCTACGCGAGCAGCCTCGGCAAGCTGGAATTGGATTTGATGGGCACGCATCAAATGTCTGAAAAGCAAGTGATCGATTCGGTGATTGCGGAAGCAATTCACACCGTTTTCGCCGAGTACATCGAGGAACACGGGCTGGCAGAAATCGCAGAGATCTTCCGCGGCGGCGTGCGCGTGGAGGTGGGAACGATGCTGCCCAGCAGCGAGTACGCGGAGCGTTTGCAGCATGTCCCGCCGGCCTGGGACCGAGCGTTTGAGGTCAACGCCAGTGAAAACGAAGCGATGCGAGCCTCGTGTGTGGAGTTTGTGTTGGCAGGACTCTATAGCATGGACAAAATCAGTCGCTCACAGCGGCACGGCAAGATCAGCTACGAGACTTGA
- the rpmF gene encoding 50S ribosomal protein L32, giving the protein MAVPKRKHSNSRTGKRRAHDHLKKRQVTYCPQCSTAVPTHVVCPKCGYYQGRTVVESTDQ; this is encoded by the coding sequence ATGGCCGTCCCAAAACGCAAGCACTCCAACAGCCGTACCGGCAAACGCCGCGCCCACGATCACTTGAAAAAACGTCAAGTGACCTACTGCCCGCAGTGCAGCACCGCAGTGCCGACGCACGTCGTTTGTCCGAAATGTGGTTATTACCAAGGTCGCACAGTCGTTGAATCGACTGACCAGTAA